A genomic window from Sporosarcina sp. Marseille-Q4063 includes:
- a CDS encoding S1C family serine protease codes for MNNKRTLFKGIILLVLVAVLTGLLSQLGQIKTASEPVLKPDSFVEIALEGMEIDKELIPEEEVEEEPVGEVEDKAEEVEKAEKIERVEVPVAPKTDLSSTIANAKSYVYTIDSDLQQGSGFLFNEKGDIVTNAHVAKDAAYITVTNSNGQQFNGRIIGISDKTDIALIRVLELAGKKPMEMELSKVSVGTKVFALGSPENIANTSTEGKITGFGKSFFDDYDYKNLYEMDATIKQGSSGGPLIDANTDRIIGINSLILENNPSIGYAIPIYTVISQLKQWASSAKDVIDDREDIEIEGARLDDELLRSFISSYYELIPYSLNDKKLEYYWTYLLPGSQAVKEGVKQVEELYGEHKVYEEVKSTITSVEIGESEAIVKANATFTYHDQESDEVKTIDYAATFTVVIDEYGDYAIKNIEQ; via the coding sequence ATGAACAATAAACGAACACTTTTCAAAGGAATTATTTTACTAGTATTAGTAGCAGTTTTAACTGGATTATTAAGTCAACTTGGGCAAATTAAAACTGCATCAGAGCCTGTCTTAAAACCGGATTCTTTTGTTGAAATTGCATTAGAAGGCATGGAAATCGATAAAGAATTGATTCCTGAAGAGGAGGTCGAAGAGGAACCGGTTGGAGAGGTAGAGGATAAGGCGGAAGAAGTCGAAAAGGCAGAAAAGATAGAAAGAGTAGAAGTGCCAGTTGCGCCCAAAACAGATTTATCGTCAACTATCGCGAACGCCAAATCTTACGTCTACACGATTGACTCCGATCTTCAACAAGGCTCCGGCTTTCTGTTTAATGAAAAAGGGGACATCGTAACGAATGCCCATGTTGCGAAAGATGCGGCATACATAACAGTGACGAATAGTAACGGCCAACAATTTAACGGCCGCATCATAGGGATTTCAGATAAAACTGATATTGCACTTATACGAGTTCTTGAGTTAGCAGGAAAGAAACCGATGGAAATGGAGTTGTCAAAAGTATCCGTCGGCACGAAAGTCTTTGCATTAGGAAGTCCTGAAAACATCGCAAACACGTCAACGGAAGGAAAAATTACAGGCTTCGGTAAAAGTTTCTTCGATGATTACGATTACAAAAATCTTTATGAAATGGATGCAACGATTAAACAAGGCTCCAGCGGGGGACCATTAATCGACGCGAATACGGACAGAATCATCGGCATCAATTCGTTGATCCTTGAAAATAATCCAAGCATCGGATATGCAATTCCCATCTATACGGTCATCAGCCAACTAAAACAGTGGGCTTCCAGCGCGAAAGATGTCATCGACGACCGAGAAGACATTGAAATCGAAGGCGCTCGCCTAGACGATGAATTACTCAGAAGCTTCATTAGCAGTTATTACGAATTAATCCCGTACTCACTTAACGACAAAAAACTAGAATACTATTGGACCTATTTATTGCCAGGAAGTCAGGCTGTAAAAGAAGGCGTTAAACAAGTGGAAGAATTATATGGGGAACATAAAGTCTATGAAGAAGTAAAATCGACAATCACAAGCGTCGAAATCGGCGAAAGTGAAGCAATCGTAAAAGCGAATGCAACATTTACTTATCATGACCAGGAAAGTGATGAAGTCAAAACAATCGACTACGCGGCAACATTTACAGTTGTTATTGACGAATACGGAGACTACGCAATTAAAAATATCGAACAATAA
- a CDS encoding C40 family peptidase, which translates to MRKVVISLVTAASILLTTAAIDAHATETVGQANVQHESSYTYETVTKVASTKATAKSGSFKLKYNTNVRTDAGTKNKIIITAKKGSTATATHQKTVGKETWYNVNVSGKSGWVLSTLLTPATVAKAPAKAPAKTAAPKAPAKVVTNLGAFTTKYNSNIRSNAGTTNKILTTAKKGTNVTATDQKKVGKTTWYKVSANGKTGWVSADLLAKATTTATAKAAPAKTITKVSNTTFSSNLVANAMKLRGVPYRYGGSSTSGFDCSGYVQYVYKQSGKSIPRDTLGQYAATKKVSNPQPGDLVFFAGTYRAGISHVGIYIGNNQFIQSGGKNVHVRSMSDPYWSKYFHSYRSF; encoded by the coding sequence ATGAGAAAAGTTGTCATTTCACTAGTAACTGCGGCTTCAATCCTATTAACAACCGCTGCCATCGACGCACATGCCACTGAGACTGTTGGACAAGCCAATGTTCAACATGAGTCATCTTACACATATGAGACTGTAACGAAAGTGGCATCTACTAAAGCTACTGCTAAATCTGGGAGTTTCAAATTAAAGTATAATACGAATGTCCGCACGGATGCGGGCACGAAGAACAAAATTATTATTACAGCGAAAAAAGGATCTACTGCAACTGCTACTCACCAGAAAACAGTTGGGAAAGAAACCTGGTATAACGTTAATGTTAGCGGAAAATCAGGTTGGGTTTTAAGCACGCTTCTTACGCCAGCAACTGTTGCAAAAGCACCTGCTAAAGCGCCAGCAAAAACTGCGGCTCCAAAAGCGCCGGCTAAAGTAGTTACTAATCTGGGAGCATTCACAACGAAATACAATTCAAATATCCGCTCTAATGCGGGAACAACAAATAAAATTTTAACAACGGCTAAAAAAGGAACAAATGTTACAGCGACTGATCAGAAAAAAGTAGGTAAAACAACTTGGTACAAAGTAAGCGCAAATGGTAAGACGGGTTGGGTTTCAGCTGATTTACTAGCAAAAGCAACTACTACCGCTACAGCAAAAGCAGCACCTGCTAAAACAATAACAAAGGTATCAAACACTACTTTTTCGTCTAATCTAGTGGCAAATGCAATGAAACTTCGTGGTGTACCATATCGCTACGGCGGATCGTCAACAAGCGGGTTTGACTGTAGTGGATATGTTCAATATGTATACAAACAATCTGGGAAAAGCATTCCCCGTGATACTCTAGGTCAATATGCTGCAACGAAAAAAGTTTCAAATCCACAACCGGGCGATTTAGTATTCTTTGCTGGAACGTACCGCGCAGGTATTTCACATGTTGGGATTTACATCGGGAATAACCAATTCATCCAATCTGGTGGAAAAAATGTACATGTTCGTAGCATGAGCGATCCTTATTGGAGCAAGTACTTCCATAGTTATAGAAGCTTCTAA
- a CDS encoding nuclease-related domain-containing protein: protein MPIKIMPRKEPPLLKTLPRLIARLPKDSPHIKKLEQRLYRVRAGYSGELEIDQYIATLEVPTSMTVLTDIQLSHSPGMTFQIDTLILTEKFILIIDVKNITDKLRFKTNPNQLEQESKTGEVRRMDCPLEQLHTHIHNLQNWLAKSKFQVDIIGRVLLSNPNAHVIEAPPNAPIIYKKGLPVLLRNQSRKPTIHNPKLIKRIEELIRKNRIDYDPFPLCNYFSIDSDSLKRGQLCTKCGETMQYVNHKQRRCIECGITAPNNYRETLIDYFTLINNSISNRECRDFLQLKNKDAANYAMKSLPLNKTGNSVATRYVWPKNFLL from the coding sequence ATGCCTATCAAAATAATGCCTAGAAAAGAACCACCACTATTAAAAACACTCCCAAGATTAATCGCACGTCTACCAAAAGATTCACCACATATTAAAAAACTCGAACAACGATTATACAGAGTTAGAGCAGGCTACTCTGGCGAACTCGAAATAGATCAATACATAGCTACACTTGAGGTCCCCACGTCAATGACGGTACTGACAGATATCCAACTTTCGCATTCCCCCGGTATGACATTCCAAATCGACACACTAATTTTGACCGAGAAATTCATCTTAATTATCGACGTCAAAAATATAACTGACAAACTCCGTTTCAAAACAAATCCAAATCAGCTAGAGCAAGAAAGTAAAACAGGTGAAGTCAGACGAATGGATTGCCCACTCGAGCAACTCCATACGCATATTCACAATCTACAAAATTGGCTTGCCAAAAGTAAATTTCAAGTTGACATCATCGGTCGAGTACTACTATCAAATCCCAATGCCCATGTCATCGAAGCACCACCTAACGCACCGATCATCTATAAAAAAGGGCTGCCCGTCTTACTGCGCAATCAATCAAGAAAACCAACAATTCACAACCCGAAACTAATTAAACGCATAGAAGAATTAATCCGTAAAAACCGAATCGATTACGATCCATTCCCGCTTTGCAACTACTTTTCAATTGACTCAGATAGCCTAAAAAGGGGACAACTCTGCACGAAATGCGGTGAAACCATGCAATACGTAAATCATAAACAACGAAGATGCATCGAGTGCGGCATCACAGCACCCAATAATTACCGCGAAACATTAATAGACTATTTCACGCTAATCAACAACTCCATTTCAAATCGGGAGTGCCGTGATTTTCTACAACTAAAAAACAAAGACGCCGCCAATTACGCCATGAAATCACTTCCTTTGAATAAAACCGGAAATTCCGTAGCAACCAGATACGTGTGGCCAAAAAACTTCCTTTTGTAA
- a CDS encoding MurR/RpiR family transcriptional regulator, whose translation MPTLIKSIKQQQESLSAAEKQIAKYIIQNPDLIPNMTTKELSTKTGVSEASIVRFCKSIGMGSFKSFKLALVRDLTIAEMNITDVTNLQKNDSPYDLFQKVIQVNKFAIDSCTDSMNKKELDAAVTTIKSAKKIVFFGVGGSSIAAVDAHYKFTRLGYHSITSLDFHHLLTVIPYLEKGDVFIAISTSGMTKDVIELAQFAQKTGATVIAITNLDKSTLHKLADINLCTPNVERDFRIGSIPSRMTQLTIIDTLYMSVFHQIGDKVIKHYHDARNEMEKLRR comes from the coding sequence ATGCCAACACTAATAAAATCCATAAAACAACAACAAGAATCCCTATCCGCCGCAGAAAAACAAATCGCTAAATACATCATCCAAAACCCAGACCTAATCCCAAACATGACAACAAAAGAACTATCCACCAAAACCGGCGTATCAGAAGCAAGCATTGTCCGTTTCTGCAAATCCATCGGAATGGGCAGTTTCAAATCATTCAAACTCGCACTCGTCAGAGACCTAACAATCGCTGAAATGAATATCACGGATGTCACCAACTTACAAAAAAACGACTCACCCTACGATCTATTCCAAAAAGTCATCCAAGTAAACAAATTCGCAATCGACTCTTGCACCGACTCTATGAACAAAAAAGAACTCGACGCAGCAGTCACAACCATCAAATCAGCAAAAAAAATCGTCTTCTTCGGCGTAGGAGGATCCTCCATCGCGGCGGTGGATGCGCATTATAAATTCACAAGACTTGGCTACCATTCCATCACAAGCCTAGACTTTCACCATTTACTAACCGTAATCCCATACCTAGAAAAAGGCGACGTCTTCATAGCCATCAGCACGTCAGGAATGACGAAAGATGTCATAGAGCTCGCGCAGTTCGCGCAAAAAACCGGCGCAACGGTAATCGCCATCACAAATCTCGACAAATCGACACTACACAAATTAGCAGACATCAATCTCTGCACGCCAAACGTCGAACGTGATTTCAGAATCGGAAGTATCCCGTCACGCATGACGCAACTGACAATAATCGACACCCTATACATGAGCGTTTTCCACCAGATTGGAGATAAAGTCATCAAGCATTACCACGATGCTAGAAACGAAATGGAAAAACTCCGACGTTAA
- the murQ gene encoding N-acetylmuramic acid 6-phosphate etherase, with protein MLEKLATETRNPNTMQLDEMSPKEILIAMNQEDKTVPQAVENEIDSIEKVVKAVIHSFNNNGRLIYVGAGTSGRLGILDAVECVPTFGVSPNQVQGLIAGGMKAFTIAVEGAEDSVELGAEDLKEINLTENDTVIGIAASGRTPYVIGALNYAKELNATTAAISCNKNAEMSKHADIAIEIQTGPEVLTGSTRLKAGTAQKLVLNMISTASMIGIGKAYENLMVDVQATNEKLIERSKRIIMEATGVDYETAASYYEQAQHHVKTAIVMILLKCSYNEAVEKLTESNGFVRQSIK; from the coding sequence ATGCTCGAAAAGTTAGCAACCGAAACAAGAAACCCGAACACGATGCAATTAGATGAAATGTCGCCAAAAGAAATTCTGATCGCGATGAACCAAGAAGACAAAACAGTTCCACAAGCAGTCGAAAATGAAATCGACAGCATCGAAAAAGTAGTAAAAGCAGTCATTCACTCATTCAACAATAACGGACGTTTAATCTACGTAGGTGCCGGAACAAGCGGCAGATTGGGAATCCTCGACGCAGTCGAATGCGTTCCGACTTTCGGAGTTTCACCAAACCAAGTCCAAGGTCTTATTGCGGGCGGTATGAAAGCGTTTACAATCGCGGTAGAAGGCGCCGAGGATAGCGTCGAACTAGGCGCGGAAGATTTAAAGGAAATCAACCTGACAGAAAACGACACCGTCATCGGAATCGCAGCAAGCGGCCGAACGCCATATGTAATCGGCGCACTAAATTACGCTAAAGAACTTAACGCAACAACAGCAGCCATCTCCTGCAATAAAAACGCAGAAATGAGCAAACACGCTGACATAGCCATCGAAATCCAAACCGGCCCAGAAGTCTTAACAGGTTCCACAAGGCTCAAAGCAGGTACAGCGCAAAAACTAGTCCTGAACATGATTTCAACAGCATCCATGATCGGCATCGGAAAAGCGTATGAAAACCTGATGGTGGACGTTCAAGCCACCAACGAAAAATTAATAGAACGCTCCAAACGCATCATCATGGAAGCGACCGGAGTCGACTACGAAACAGCTGCAAGCTATTACGAACAAGCCCAGCATCACGTGAAAACGGCCATTGTTATGATTCTACTAAAATGTTCATACAATGAAGCAGTAGAAAAACTAACAGAATCAAACGGCTTCGTCCGTCAGTCAATAAAATAA
- a CDS encoding PTS transporter subunit EIIC: MKKEERMATDIFEHIGGKGNIRRLSHCMTRLRLQLKDDSKADIVALKKVEGVMGVIDDDTLQIVVGPGTVNRVAAEMSKVTGLAIGEDANPDDDELTFSEKAARDNENRKKKNQTPFKMLLRRIGNIFIPLIPGLVASGLLNGAANFAKNAGYDATTTWMQILLVLGSGVFMYLAILVGWNTAKEFGGTPVLGAIAGATLFHPALPDIVIYGEPLVSGRGGLFGVIFAAFLMTVVEKRIRKVMPAAVDIIFTPLLTLLIVGFFSLYAIMPVAGVLSDAITSGINSILDVGGVVAGAILAGFFLPLVMAGLHHGLTPIHLELIETLSYTALLPILAMAGAGQVGAAIAIFVKTKNKRLRNIIKGALPVGFLGIGEPLLYGVTLPLGRPFITACMGGAVGGAFQAMMKVAASGIGVSGISLIPLIANNQYLFYFIGLVIAYVFGFIFTYTWGFKEEMSEGI; this comes from the coding sequence GTGAAAAAAGAGGAACGCATGGCCACCGATATATTCGAACATATCGGCGGCAAAGGAAACATCAGGCGACTATCGCATTGCATGACGCGTCTACGCTTACAACTAAAAGACGACAGTAAAGCGGACATCGTCGCACTCAAAAAAGTCGAAGGCGTCATGGGCGTCATTGATGACGACACGCTCCAAATCGTCGTCGGCCCCGGAACGGTCAATAGAGTCGCTGCAGAAATGAGCAAAGTAACAGGACTCGCGATTGGCGAAGATGCCAATCCAGACGATGACGAATTGACATTCAGCGAAAAAGCAGCACGCGACAACGAGAACCGTAAAAAGAAAAACCAAACACCGTTCAAAATGCTCTTACGCAGAATCGGTAACATCTTCATCCCTCTTATTCCGGGTCTAGTCGCATCGGGATTACTAAACGGGGCGGCGAACTTCGCCAAAAACGCGGGCTACGACGCAACGACAACTTGGATGCAAATCCTGCTCGTCCTTGGTAGCGGCGTCTTCATGTACCTGGCCATTTTGGTCGGTTGGAACACAGCGAAAGAATTCGGGGGAACACCGGTTCTCGGCGCCATCGCAGGGGCGACATTATTCCACCCCGCGCTCCCGGACATCGTGATTTACGGCGAACCATTAGTCTCCGGTCGCGGCGGATTATTCGGCGTCATTTTTGCAGCATTCCTAATGACCGTTGTTGAAAAACGAATTCGTAAAGTCATGCCAGCTGCAGTTGATATTATCTTTACACCATTACTTACGCTATTAATCGTCGGATTCTTTTCACTTTACGCAATCATGCCAGTCGCAGGCGTGCTGTCGGATGCCATCACATCAGGTATCAACTCGATCCTTGACGTGGGCGGAGTCGTCGCGGGCGCAATTCTCGCAGGATTCTTCTTGCCGCTCGTCATGGCAGGACTCCACCACGGACTAACGCCGATCCATTTGGAGTTAATCGAAACACTAAGCTACACAGCGCTATTACCAATACTCGCAATGGCAGGCGCAGGTCAAGTCGGCGCAGCAATCGCGATCTTCGTGAAAACGAAAAACAAACGCTTACGCAACATCATCAAAGGCGCACTTCCAGTCGGGTTCCTAGGAATCGGCGAGCCGCTACTTTACGGAGTCACGCTTCCACTAGGTCGCCCATTCATCACAGCTTGTATGGGCGGAGCAGTCGGTGGCGCATTCCAAGCAATGATGAAAGTCGCAGCCTCAGGAATCGGCGTATCGGGTATTTCACTAATCCCGCTAATCGCAAACAACCAATACCTGTTCTACTTCATCGGCTTGGTCATCGCGTACGTATTCGGATTCATATTCACCTATACGTGGGGTTTCAAAGAAGAAATGTCAGAAGGTATCTAA
- a CDS encoding DUF871 domain-containing protein — MLGISVYLGNDIIKDFDTYLNNMQKAGFTSIFTSLHIPEDDPTKYTERLRALGAAAKRGNMELMADISPKSLGHLGFTWENAAGLLEWGVTGLRLDYGISEETMIKLSKKMKIALNASTLTKEILERLKANGLQTDSVEAWHNFYPRPETGLDKQEFQKVNNWLKQEGLTVMAFIPGDADRRGPLFEGLPTLEDHRHSTPFEAYLDLITNCAVEKILVGDLNLTEKTLSQFTAYQKGILKLRAKPFTANKELCDILSTIQTNRWDAARDCIRSIESREYGLIGTRPVTPKNTVERPIGSITIDNEKYGRYQGEIQITKRDLKADEKVNVIGQVITEDQPLLQYISGGMKFQIEFVQ; from the coding sequence ATGCTAGGAATATCGGTATACCTAGGAAACGACATCATCAAAGACTTCGATACATATTTAAACAATATGCAAAAAGCAGGATTCACATCCATCTTCACATCCCTGCACATCCCAGAAGACGACCCAACAAAATACACAGAACGACTACGCGCATTAGGAGCAGCCGCAAAACGGGGCAACATGGAACTCATGGCCGACATCTCACCAAAATCTCTCGGCCACCTCGGCTTCACCTGGGAAAACGCCGCAGGACTCCTCGAATGGGGCGTCACAGGACTAAGACTAGACTACGGCATTTCCGAAGAAACAATGATCAAACTATCCAAAAAAATGAAAATCGCCCTAAACGCAAGCACACTAACAAAAGAAATTCTAGAAAGACTAAAAGCAAACGGACTCCAAACCGATTCCGTAGAAGCATGGCACAACTTCTACCCAAGACCAGAAACCGGACTCGACAAACAAGAATTCCAAAAAGTAAACAACTGGCTAAAACAAGAAGGACTAACCGTCATGGCCTTCATCCCAGGCGACGCCGACCGACGAGGACCGCTATTCGAAGGCTTGCCCACACTAGAAGACCATCGACACAGCACACCATTCGAAGCCTATCTAGACCTAATCACAAACTGCGCAGTCGAAAAAATCCTAGTCGGAGACCTAAACTTAACCGAAAAAACCCTATCACAATTCACAGCTTACCAAAAAGGAATCCTAAAACTACGAGCAAAACCATTCACCGCGAATAAAGAGCTGTGTGACATACTGTCAACCATACAAACCAACCGCTGGGACGCAGCAAGAGATTGCATCAGATCAATTGAGTCAAGAGAGTACGGCCTAATAGGAACCCGACCAGTAACACCAAAAAACACAGTCGAAAGACCAATTGGATCGATAACAATCGACAACGAGAAATATGGGCGATACCAAGGTGAGATTCAAATCACAAAACGCGATCTAAAAGCAGATGAAAAAGTGAACGTCATCGGCCAAGTAATAACAGAAGACCAGCCACTACTACAATACATAAGCGGCGGCATGAAATTTCAGATTGAATTTGTTCAATAA
- a CDS encoding LysR family transcriptional regulator, whose amino-acid sequence MDLKQLKYFVAVVEENSFTKAAKILHISQPTLSLSIKALEQQLNTQLFERNTRAMQITDGGQLLYDRAKKLLLNLSIIETEIVELNATGKGEVHLSIIESTQNWIPKVIKNFKQTYPTMKIRFTEITNKKHVIQSLRSYETHLSITNQLVEEEDIAFIPIYTEKFLLIMHEDHELSSKRDLSFDDLKDEPLIITKEGYQTRVNILEAFEAEGIEPSIMFEIERIETAWKLVEENLGIAFIPENYSRGVRDSRVVIKEVDSPNLTRTVYLTYMKNRYFPAAIRELIGDIEGNF is encoded by the coding sequence ATGGATCTTAAGCAATTAAAATATTTCGTGGCGGTTGTAGAGGAAAACAGTTTTACAAAAGCCGCCAAAATTCTTCATATTTCGCAACCGACGTTAAGTCTGTCCATAAAAGCACTCGAACAACAGTTGAACACGCAACTTTTCGAGCGAAATACACGGGCGATGCAAATTACCGACGGCGGCCAACTTCTATATGATCGTGCAAAAAAGTTACTTTTGAATTTATCGATTATCGAAACAGAAATTGTCGAATTAAATGCAACGGGTAAAGGCGAGGTCCATTTAAGCATTATCGAGTCCACTCAAAATTGGATTCCTAAAGTTATTAAAAACTTTAAACAGACGTATCCGACGATGAAAATTCGTTTTACAGAAATCACGAATAAGAAGCATGTCATCCAATCGCTTAGAAGTTATGAGACCCACTTGAGTATCACGAACCAACTCGTTGAAGAAGAAGATATCGCATTCATTCCCATTTATACAGAGAAGTTTTTGTTGATCATGCATGAGGATCATGAGCTTTCTTCGAAGCGGGATTTGTCGTTCGATGATTTGAAAGATGAGCCTTTGATTATCACTAAAGAGGGTTATCAAACGAGGGTTAATATATTAGAAGCGTTTGAAGCTGAGGGCATTGAGCCGTCGATTATGTTTGAAATCGAGCGTATTGAAACGGCGTGGAAACTTGTTGAGGAAAATTTGGGGATTGCATTTATTCCGGAGAATTATTCAAGGGGCGTTCGTGATTCGCGGGTTGTCATTAAGGAAGTAGATTCTCCTAATTTGACGCGGACGGTGTATTTGACGTATATGAAAAATCGGTATTTTCCGGCTGCGATTCGTGAGTTGATTGGGGATATTGAGGGGAATTTTTGA
- the gltS gene encoding sodium/glutamate symporter: MTIELNQVTTIFLSVALFVLGTLLVKRVGILQRFCIPAPVVGGLLFAIVAAILKQLNWVEVTLDTSLQGMFMLAFFTTVGIGASFKLVKLGGKLLIIYWLACGFLALAQNAIAISLAKVFDLHPLIGVMAGAISMEGGHGAATAFGQTIEDLGVASALPIGIAAATFGLIAGGLIGGPMAKHLISKYNLKSSEDAAEPTEIEELTKNEPINSNRFFTQLLLITFSMAVGSYLAELFSTSTGFVLPSYVGAMFVAVIVRNVVDKINPEIVEMRSVELIGDVTLGVFLSMALMSIKLWELTGLALPILVIVFVQALFIVLFGIFVLFRLLGKSFDAAVMVGGFAGHGLGATPNAMANMAAITGKFGHSRKAYLVVPIVGAFLVDVFAMPIIITTINIFS, encoded by the coding sequence ATGACAATCGAACTCAACCAAGTTACGACGATATTCTTATCCGTTGCACTTTTCGTCTTAGGGACATTACTCGTCAAAAGAGTAGGTATTTTACAGCGTTTTTGTATCCCAGCTCCAGTAGTAGGGGGGCTATTATTCGCAATTGTTGCGGCAATCCTTAAACAACTGAATTGGGTTGAAGTTACGCTGGACACTTCTTTACAAGGTATGTTCATGCTCGCATTCTTCACCACAGTCGGAATCGGCGCCAGCTTCAAGTTAGTTAAACTCGGTGGTAAGTTATTAATCATCTACTGGCTAGCTTGCGGATTTTTAGCGTTAGCACAAAACGCGATCGCTATTTCACTCGCAAAAGTATTCGACCTTCATCCGTTGATCGGAGTGATGGCTGGTGCAATTTCTATGGAAGGCGGACACGGAGCAGCAACAGCATTCGGTCAAACGATTGAAGATCTAGGCGTAGCATCAGCTCTTCCAATCGGAATTGCGGCCGCTACATTTGGACTAATTGCCGGTGGACTAATCGGTGGACCGATGGCAAAACATCTAATCTCGAAATACAACTTAAAGTCTTCAGAAGATGCAGCTGAACCTACCGAAATCGAGGAATTAACCAAAAACGAACCCATCAACTCAAATCGTTTTTTCACTCAACTTCTATTGATCACATTCTCAATGGCAGTAGGCTCGTACTTAGCGGAACTATTCTCCACGTCAACTGGATTCGTTCTTCCTAGTTATGTCGGTGCAATGTTTGTCGCAGTAATCGTACGAAATGTTGTAGATAAGATTAATCCTGAAATAGTGGAAATGCGCAGTGTGGAATTAATCGGAGATGTTACATTGGGCGTATTCCTTTCAATGGCGCTAATGAGTATCAAACTCTGGGAACTTACAGGATTGGCGCTCCCAATCTTAGTCATCGTTTTCGTCCAAGCACTCTTCATCGTGTTATTCGGGATTTTCGTTCTCTTCCGTTTACTCGGAAAATCATTCGACGCGGCGGTTATGGTCGGAGGATTTGCCGGTCATGGACTAGGCGCAACACCAAACGCAATGGCGAATATGGCGGCCATTACAGGGAAATTTGGTCATTCTCGAAAAGCCTATTTAGTCGTACCGATCGTAGGGGCTTTCTTAGTAGATGTCTTTGCGATGCCGATTATTATTACGACGATTAATATATTTTCATAA
- a CDS encoding nuclease-related domain-containing protein, which produces MQAGYSGEQKVDKYLEQLELPQTSIVLTDIHLALSPGHTFQIDTLVLTEQAIIILEIKNITGELYFETDPYQLRRRKSSGEETIMDCPLTQLEVTQENLKVWLAKRGFHIEVSSQIILANKNGGVKTAPPNSPIIYLKRLSIFLRENERKPSIFSANQLKNISYVIMQQRLEYNPYPLCTYYQLDPKLLTTGQLCSKCNATMIYQNHKSRYCKWCKEKEPNNYGQSIQDWLMLINTTISNRECRYFLQINDRREAHYALRSLNLIKEGKSVATRYSWPNGIPFR; this is translated from the coding sequence ATCCAAGCAGGCTATTCTGGAGAACAAAAAGTCGACAAATACCTCGAACAACTCGAGCTCCCCCAAACGTCGATCGTACTCACAGATATCCACCTTGCCCTATCCCCAGGGCATACATTCCAAATTGACACGCTAGTATTGACCGAACAAGCAATCATAATTCTTGAAATAAAAAACATTACAGGTGAACTTTATTTCGAAACCGACCCGTACCAACTAAGAAGACGAAAGTCGAGCGGTGAAGAAACGATAATGGATTGCCCTCTCACACAACTCGAAGTCACCCAGGAAAACTTAAAAGTTTGGCTGGCAAAAAGAGGCTTTCACATTGAAGTTTCCAGCCAAATCATTCTTGCCAACAAAAACGGTGGTGTCAAAACAGCACCGCCCAATTCACCTATTATCTATCTAAAGCGGCTGTCCATTTTCCTGCGTGAAAATGAAAGAAAACCATCGATATTTTCCGCCAATCAATTAAAAAATATAAGCTATGTCATCATGCAACAACGACTTGAATACAATCCATATCCACTCTGCACCTACTACCAACTAGATCCGAAACTACTAACAACAGGACAACTCTGTTCAAAATGCAATGCCACAATGATTTATCAAAATCACAAAAGCCGCTATTGTAAATGGTGCAAAGAAAAAGAACCCAATAATTACGGCCAATCAATTCAAGACTGGCTTATGCTAATAAACACCACAATTTCTAATCGGGAATGCAGATATTTCCTTCAAATTAACGATAGAAGAGAAGCCCACTACGCACTAAGATCATTAAATCTGATTAAAGAAGGAAAGTCTGTAGCTACTAGATACTCCTGGCCAAATGGAATTCCATTTCGATAG